One window of Medicago truncatula cultivar Jemalong A17 chromosome 2, MtrunA17r5.0-ANR, whole genome shotgun sequence genomic DNA carries:
- the LOC11438841 gene encoding dnaJ homolog subfamily B member 4 — MGLDYYEILEVDKNATDDELKKAYRKLAMKWHPDKNPDNKNDAETKFKLISEAYEVLSDPQKRAIYDQYGESNLKNGMPTAGDNAAPYFQTHDGRRFRFNPRSADGIFAEVFGFSSPYGGMGMRGGGCRGMGMRGQSWVSRSFGDIFGKDVFGESRQTSQAPRRKAPPIENKLPCSLEELYKGTTKKMKISREIAYASGKTVPVEEILTIEIQPGWKKGTKITFPEKGNEQPNVIAADIVFVIDEKPHNVFTRQGNDLVMTQKILLAEGEALSRSYTFQLTTLDGRGLTIAIDNGIDPTYEEVIAGEGMPISKNPSQRGNLRIKFDITFPSMVDAETESQN; from the exons ATGGGTTTGGACTACTATGAGATTTTGGAGGTTGACAAGAATGCCACAGACGATGAATTGAAGAAAGCATATAGAAAACTTGCCATGAAATGGCACCCTGACAAGAATCCTGACAATAAGAATGATGCTGAGACTAAATTCAAACTCATATCTGAAGCATATGAG GTTCTAAGTGATCCGCAAAAGAGAGCAATTTATGATCAGTATGGAGAAAGCAACCTTAAAAATGGAATGCCTACAGCAGGTGACAATGCAGCTCCATACTTCCAAACTCATGATGGCAGAAGGTTTAGGTTCAATCCCAGAAGTGCAGATGGCATATTTGCAGAAGTTTTTGGCTTTTCAAGCCCTTATGGAGGAATGGGAATGAGGGGTGGCGGCTGCAGAGGCATGGGCATGAGGGGTCAGTCGTGGGTGTCCAGGTCTTTTGGCGATATTTTTGGCAAAGATGTATTTGGAGAAAGCAGACAAACGAGTCAAGCTCCGAGACGCAAGGCACCTCCCATTGAAAATAAATTGCCTTGCAGCCTTGAGGAACTTTATAAAGGCACTACCAAAAAGATGAAGATCTCAAGGGAAATTGCATACGCAAGCGG CAAAACTGTACCTGTGGAGGAAATACTAACAATTGAAATCCAACCAGGCTGGAAAAAGGGAACAAAAATCACTTTCCCGGAGAAAGGAAATGAGCAACCAAATGTCATCGCTGCAGATATTGTATTTGTTATTGACGAGAAACCTCACAATGTATTTACAAGACAAGGTAATGATTTGGTTATGACACAAAAGATATTACTTGCAGAAGGAGAAGCTCTAAGCAGAAGCTACACCTTCCAACTTACTACTTTGGATGGACGAGGTCTGACCATTGCCATAGACAATGGAATTGATCCAACCTATGAAGAAGTGATTGCCGGTGAAGGGATGCCAATTTCCAAGAATCCTTCACAGAGGGGTAATCTTAGGATCAAATTCGACATCACATTCCCTAGCATGGTAGATGCTGAAACAGAAAGCCAGAACTAA
- the LOC11442910 gene encoding dnaJ homolog subfamily B member 13, with amino-acid sequence MGVDYYKILKVDKNATEEELKKAYRKLAMKWHPDKNPSNKKDAEAKFKEISEAYEVLSDPQKKAIYDQYGEEGLKGQVPPPQDATFFQSGDGPTTFRFNPRNANDIFAEFFGFSSPFGGMGAGGNGMRGGARSFGGMFGGDDHMFSSFDEGRPMRQQGPRKAAAIENRLPCSLEELYKGTTKKMKISREIADASGKTMPVEEILTIEVKPGWKKGTKITFPEKGNEQPNVIPADLIFVIDEKPHGVFTRDGNDLVATQKISLAEALTGYTVRLTTLDGRVLNVPINNVIHPSYEEVIPKEGMPIPKDPSKKGNLRIKFNIKFPARLTSEQKIGIKKLLAP; translated from the exons ATGGGGGTAGACTACTACAAGATTTTGAAGGTTGACAAGAATGCCACAGAAGAAGAGTTGAAGAAAGCTTACAGAAAACTTGCCATGAAATGGCACCCTGATAAGAATCCCTCAAATAAAAAAGACGCTGAAGCCAAATTCAAAGAGATATCCGAAGCTTATGAG GTTCTAAGTGATCCACAAAAGAAAGCAATTTATGATCAATATGGAGAAGAAGGACTTAAAGGGCAAGTACCACCACCTCAAGATGCTACATTCTTCCAAAGTGGAGATGGGCCAACAACGTTTAGGTTCAATCCAAGAAATGCAAACGATATCTTTGCAGAGTTTTTCGGGTTTTCAAGTCCGTTTGGAGGAATGGGAGCTGGTGGGAATGGAATGAGAGGTGGAGCAAGGTCCTTTGGTGGAATGTTTGGTGGTGATGATCATATGTTTTCTTCATTTGATGAAGGTAGGCCTATGCGTCAGCAGGGTCCTCGCAAGGCAGCTGCTATTGAAAATAGATTGCCTTGTAGTCTTGAGGAACTCTATAAAGGGACTACcaaaaagatgaagatttcAAGGGAAATTGCAGATGCAAGTGG GAAAACTATGCCAGTGGAGGAAATCTTAACAATTGAAGTGAAACCAGGTTGGAAAAAGGGGACAAAAATCACATTCCCTGAGAAAGGAAATGAGCAACCAAATGTGATACCAGCAGATCTTATATTTGTTATTGATGAGAAACCACATGGCGTATTTACAAGAGATGGCAATGATTTGGTTGCAACACAGAAGATATCACTTGCAGAAGCTTTAACAGGTTACACTGTTCGTCTCACAACACTAGATGGCAGGGTTCTGAATGTTCCTATTAACAATGTGATTCATCCTAGCTATGAAGAGGTTATTCCAAAGGAAGGTATGCCTATTCCAAAAGATCCTTCAAAGAAGGGTAATCTTAGGATCAAATTCAATATCAAGTTTCCAGCAAGGTTGACTTCTGAGCAGAAAATTGGAATCAAGAAACTTCTGGCACCGTAG